A region of Streptomyces halobius DNA encodes the following proteins:
- a CDS encoding AAA family ATPase, translating to MRLHRLSVTAFGPFAGTHTVDFDRLSRDGLFLLHGPTGAGKTSVLDAVCFALYGSVPGARQNGQALRSDLADPLTLTEVVLELTVGGRRLEITRLPEQTRPKKRGSGTTREKAQSRLREYAPAQAPGAGDAPAADGSGGGDWKALSRSHQEIGEEIGQLLGMSKEQFCQVVLLPQGDFARFLRADAEARARLLGRLFDTRRFAALEERLTARRTAAADRVAAGDERLLALAHRMTQAAGDSADLADPSVPAPGRAAPAAPVRGRGRASGTVPAQAGPSEGGAARGATGRTDTPAPGPGEPGFAEAVLVRAAVARAGARERLEITRAAVRSAEAAERAAARRLEEARERHRLQQRHADARRRAARLDAHAEEHGRTRSRLERARAAADVAPALALRDAAWRELAAAQRAERQYRAVLPPDLTDAEGDQLVSSERRLREDLGSLAAARRAERRAADIGLEHAALDREARSDEQTLLDAAQWLAAWDTARRAHQRRIEAAQEAATRAEQLGPLLEPAVARLEAARRRDRLTAELRTAEGELLAARERSLAAHEHWLDLKDRRLRGIAAELADGLRDGEACAACGATEHPDPARAGAGHVDRAAEEAALTAWRRAENARQETETRCQGVREALAAAAATAGETPTAELAARVDELRSDHAREHAAGADLHAAREALGRAEREYERRRAEQQNAERRAAARTSHREALDRERAMLEEELSQARGDCASVADRAGRLERQVAQLAAAAEAAHTANSCAERLKEADAALSDAAYRAGFDTPQAAAEALLRDDEWRALQQQLDEWQAESAAVKAELADPDGIAAAALPPADPDGARTALDAAAHRLRTASAHHAAARERCADLDRLSVRAEADARELAPLRSAYDRVARLASLVSGTSTENARRMRLESYVLAARLEQVAAAASTRLHRMSAGRYTLVHSDERAGSARRSGLGLHVIDAWTGHERDTSSLSGGETFFASLALALGLADVVTEEAGGTRLDTLFIDEGFGSLDEQTLDEVLDVLDSLRERDRSVGIVSHVADLRARIPAQLEVVKDRSGSRVRHRVQG from the coding sequence ATGAGGCTGCACCGGCTGTCCGTCACGGCCTTCGGCCCGTTCGCCGGCACCCACACCGTCGACTTCGACCGGCTCTCGCGCGACGGACTGTTCCTGCTGCACGGGCCGACGGGCGCCGGGAAGACCTCGGTCCTGGACGCCGTGTGCTTCGCGCTCTACGGGTCGGTGCCCGGAGCGCGGCAGAACGGCCAGGCGCTGCGCAGCGACCTCGCGGACCCGCTGACCCTCACCGAGGTCGTCCTCGAACTCACCGTGGGCGGACGGCGGTTGGAGATCACCCGGCTGCCCGAGCAGACCCGACCCAAGAAACGGGGCAGCGGGACGACCCGGGAGAAGGCGCAGAGCCGGCTGCGGGAGTATGCGCCCGCGCAGGCGCCCGGTGCCGGGGACGCGCCGGCCGCTGACGGTTCCGGCGGCGGCGACTGGAAGGCGCTGAGCCGCTCCCATCAGGAGATCGGCGAGGAGATCGGCCAGCTGCTCGGCATGAGCAAGGAGCAGTTCTGCCAGGTGGTGCTGCTGCCGCAGGGCGACTTCGCGCGTTTCCTGCGCGCCGACGCCGAGGCCAGGGCCCGGCTGCTCGGGCGGCTCTTCGACACGCGCAGATTCGCCGCCCTTGAGGAGCGTTTGACCGCACGCCGGACGGCGGCGGCGGACCGGGTGGCTGCGGGCGACGAACGGCTGCTGGCGCTGGCCCACCGGATGACGCAGGCCGCCGGTGACAGCGCCGATCTCGCCGATCCGTCGGTCCCCGCCCCGGGACGGGCCGCACCGGCCGCACCGGTCCGGGGGCGCGGCCGGGCATCCGGCACCGTTCCCGCGCAGGCCGGGCCATCGGAGGGCGGGGCGGCCCGCGGTGCGACCGGCCGTACCGACACCCCCGCGCCCGGCCCAGGCGAGCCGGGATTCGCCGAGGCCGTGCTGGTCAGGGCCGCCGTGGCCCGGGCCGGCGCGCGGGAGCGGCTGGAGATCACCCGGGCCGCGGTGCGGTCGGCCGAGGCGGCGGAACGGGCGGCGGCCCGGCGGCTGGAGGAGGCCCGCGAGCGGCACCGGCTCCAGCAGCGGCACGCCGACGCCCGCCGGCGGGCCGCCCGGCTCGACGCCCACGCCGAGGAGCACGGCCGTACGCGGAGCCGTCTGGAGCGCGCCCGCGCGGCCGCGGACGTCGCCCCCGCCCTGGCGCTGCGGGACGCCGCCTGGCGCGAGCTGGCCGCCGCGCAGCGCGCCGAGCGGCAGTACAGAGCCGTACTGCCTCCCGACCTCACCGACGCCGAGGGCGACCAACTCGTCTCGTCGGAACGCCGGTTGAGAGAAGACCTGGGGTCGCTCGCGGCGGCCCGCCGGGCCGAGCGGCGGGCCGCCGACATCGGCCTGGAGCACGCCGCCCTGGACCGCGAGGCACGGTCCGACGAGCAGACGCTGCTGGACGCCGCGCAGTGGCTCGCCGCATGGGACACCGCCCGCCGGGCCCACCAGCGGCGCATCGAGGCCGCCCAGGAGGCCGCGACCCGGGCGGAACAGCTCGGTCCCCTGCTCGAACCAGCCGTCGCACGCCTGGAAGCGGCCCGCCGTCGCGACCGGCTGACCGCAGAACTCCGCACGGCCGAGGGTGAGTTGCTCGCCGCCAGGGAACGCTCCCTGGCCGCCCACGAGCACTGGCTCGACCTCAAGGACCGCCGGCTGCGCGGCATCGCCGCCGAACTCGCGGACGGCCTGCGGGACGGCGAGGCATGCGCGGCGTGCGGCGCGACCGAGCACCCCGACCCGGCCCGCGCGGGCGCCGGACACGTCGACCGGGCGGCCGAGGAAGCGGCGCTGACGGCCTGGCGGCGGGCCGAGAACGCCCGCCAGGAGACGGAGACCCGCTGCCAGGGCGTCAGGGAGGCGCTGGCAGCGGCGGCCGCCACGGCCGGGGAGACGCCGACCGCCGAACTGGCCGCCCGCGTCGATGAGCTGCGGTCGGACCACGCGCGCGAGCACGCGGCCGGCGCGGATCTGCATGCCGCGCGTGAGGCGCTGGGACGCGCCGAGCGGGAGTACGAACGCCGCCGCGCCGAGCAGCAGAACGCCGAGCGCAGGGCCGCCGCCCGTACCTCGCACCGTGAGGCGCTGGACCGTGAACGGGCCATGCTGGAAGAGGAGTTGAGCCAGGCGCGGGGCGACTGCGCCAGCGTCGCCGACCGGGCCGGCCGACTGGAGCGACAGGTCGCCCAACTCGCCGCCGCCGCGGAGGCGGCGCACACCGCGAACTCCTGCGCCGAGCGGCTCAAGGAAGCCGACGCCGCACTCTCCGACGCCGCCTACCGCGCCGGATTCGACACCCCGCAGGCAGCCGCCGAGGCGCTGCTGCGCGACGACGAATGGCGCGCGCTGCAGCAGCAGCTCGACGAATGGCAGGCCGAATCGGCCGCCGTGAAAGCGGAGTTGGCCGATCCGGACGGCATCGCCGCCGCAGCCCTGCCACCCGCGGACCCGGACGGCGCCCGCACCGCGCTGGACGCCGCGGCACACCGGCTGCGGACCGCCTCCGCGCACCACGCCGCGGCCCGCGAACGCTGCGCCGACCTCGACCGCCTCTCCGTCCGTGCCGAGGCCGACGCCCGCGAACTCGCCCCACTGCGCAGCGCCTACGACCGCGTCGCCCGCCTCGCCTCACTCGTCTCCGGCACCTCCACCGAGAACGCGCGCCGGATGCGGCTGGAGTCCTACGTCCTGGCCGCCCGCCTCGAACAGGTCGCGGCCGCCGCCAGCACCCGCCTGCACCGGATGTCCGCCGGCCGCTACACCCTCGTGCACTCCGACGAACGGGCGGGCAGCGCCCGTCGCTCCGGCCTCGGCCTGCACGTCATCGACGCGTGGACGGGCCATGAGCGGGACACCTCCAGCCTCTCGGGCGGCGAGACGTTCTTCGCGTCGCTCGCGCTGGCGCTCGGGCTCGCCGATGTCGTCACCGAAGAGGCGGGCGGCACCCGCCTGGACACCCTCTTCATCGACGAGGGCTTCGGCAGCCTGGACGAACAGACCCTCGACGAAGTGCTGGACGTCCTGGACTCCCTGCGCGAACGCGACCGCAGCGTCGGCATCGTCAGCCATGTCGCGGACCTCCGGGCACGCATCCCGGCCCAACTGGAGGTGGTCAAGGACCGGTCGGGGTCCAGGGTGCGCCATCGGGTGCAGGGGTGA
- a CDS encoding alkaline phosphatase D family protein, which produces MAQGSGSRFGRRALLQSAAGGPAALALPALSCAAPAQARGGRPSANWGIQVGDVTMSSGLVWVRSDRPARMIVQTSATASFRPGRTTRTWHGPVLGAGTDFTGVTSLHGLPPGEQIHYRVLLADPDDPGRTGEPATGAFRTAPERRADIRLHWSGDLAGQGWGINPDRGGYRVYEEMRRRDPDFFLCSGDSIYADNPIPEKVTLPDGRIWRNVTTEEKAKVAETLAEFRGAFRYNLLDDNLRRFNAQVPTIAQWDDHEVHNNWYPGQLLDDDRYTVKDADVLSARSLRAFGEYFPIRTLRPDGGGRVYRVVRHGPLLDVFVLDMRRYRNANSPGRQTDDPQGILGAEQLRWLKRELVRSRAVWKVIASDMPLGLVVPDGETNFEAVAQGDPGAPLGRELQLAELLRHIKHRKVTGTVWLTTDVHYTSAQHYAPERAAFKDFEPFWEFVSGPLNAGGFQALKLDGTFGPEQTFIKASDRANTSPAESPQNFGEIDIDGGSGELTVRLRQEGGKILFSKVLQPGRVGQ; this is translated from the coding sequence ATGGCACAGGGATCCGGCAGCAGGTTCGGACGGCGGGCGCTGCTGCAGAGCGCGGCGGGCGGTCCCGCGGCGCTGGCGCTGCCCGCTCTCTCCTGTGCCGCGCCCGCACAGGCCCGTGGCGGGCGCCCGAGCGCCAACTGGGGCATTCAGGTCGGGGATGTGACGATGTCGTCGGGCCTGGTGTGGGTGCGGTCCGACCGGCCGGCCCGGATGATCGTGCAGACTTCGGCGACCGCATCGTTCCGCCCCGGGAGGACCACCCGGACCTGGCACGGTCCGGTGCTCGGGGCCGGTACGGACTTCACGGGTGTCACCTCGCTGCACGGCCTGCCGCCCGGTGAGCAGATCCACTACCGGGTGCTGCTCGCCGACCCGGACGACCCCGGGCGCACCGGCGAGCCCGCGACCGGCGCGTTTCGTACGGCACCCGAGCGGCGTGCGGACATCCGCCTCCACTGGTCGGGCGATCTGGCCGGCCAGGGCTGGGGCATCAATCCGGACCGCGGCGGCTATCGCGTCTACGAGGAGATGCGGCGCCGCGACCCGGATTTCTTCCTGTGCAGCGGTGACAGCATCTACGCCGACAACCCGATCCCCGAGAAGGTGACGCTGCCGGACGGCCGGATCTGGCGGAATGTGACGACCGAGGAGAAGGCGAAGGTCGCCGAGACGCTGGCGGAGTTCCGGGGCGCGTTCCGCTACAACCTGCTGGACGACAATCTGCGCCGGTTCAACGCCCAGGTGCCCACCATCGCCCAGTGGGACGACCACGAGGTGCACAACAACTGGTATCCGGGGCAGTTGCTGGACGACGACCGGTACACGGTGAAGGACGCGGATGTGCTGTCGGCACGGTCGCTGCGCGCGTTCGGCGAGTATTTTCCGATCCGTACGCTGCGGCCGGACGGGGGCGGCCGGGTCTACCGCGTGGTGCGGCACGGTCCGCTGCTGGATGTTTTCGTGCTGGACATGCGCCGCTACCGCAATGCCAATTCGCCGGGCCGGCAGACCGACGATCCGCAGGGCATTCTCGGCGCCGAGCAGCTGCGCTGGCTCAAGCGTGAGCTGGTCCGCTCGCGCGCGGTGTGGAAGGTGATCGCCTCCGATATGCCGCTGGGACTGGTGGTCCCGGACGGTGAGACGAACTTCGAGGCGGTGGCACAGGGCGATCCGGGTGCTCCGCTGGGCCGCGAGCTGCAGCTGGCGGAGCTGCTGCGGCACATCAAGCACCGGAAGGTGACCGGCACGGTCTGGCTGACGACGGACGTCCACTACACGTCGGCGCAGCACTACGCGCCGGAACGCGCGGCGTTCAAGGACTTCGAGCCGTTCTGGGAGTTCGTTTCCGGGCCGCTGAACGCCGGCGGATTCCAGGCGCTGAAACTCGATGGAACCTTTGGTCCCGAACAGACGTTCATCAAAGCGTCGGACCGTGCGAACACCTCCCCTGCGGAGAGTCCGCAGAACTTCGGCGAGATCGACATCGACGGGGGGAGCGGGGAACTGACGGTGCGGCTGCGTCAGGAAGGCGGCAAGATTTTGTTCAGTAAGGTGCTGCAACCGGGGCGAGTGGGACAATAA
- a CDS encoding GNAT family N-acetyltransferase, producing MTEATSAHSSRRPHWRREVVELAALFTTVAVADVIANAAAHGPSGPALLVAAAVALLATTGCHVWWSRRYERTVAPPSDTGATTPSPTPSPEAGGQQTALWRMRTTVRDEPGSLAALCTALAARRVDILSLQTHPLSSGTVDEFLLRAPAALAAADLTRTASRAGGAHTWLERADTHDLVDAPTRMLGLATRTALDSAELPLALRQLLGRCTIHSVPARSLTGQPLAEEVPAEGVLDKHLMKFRDPSGGSLTLERPQLPFTPTEFARVRALVDLDARLGQRVPPRRDVLTLPEGNAITVRRAGTSDLAAAREMHDRCSSKTLALRYHGPIGDADRYLGHLLSPRFGRTLAVETTSGRLVALGHLLWDGEETEVALLVEDAWQQRGIGAELLRRLVAMAAETGCDSVYAITQASNTGMVAAMRSLALPLDYQIEEGTLVITARPSGVPARQTAPEPAVTREGSGRH from the coding sequence ATGACTGAAGCAACCTCCGCCCATTCCTCCCGCCGCCCTCACTGGCGCCGGGAGGTCGTCGAGCTGGCCGCCCTGTTCACCACCGTGGCGGTGGCGGACGTCATCGCCAACGCGGCCGCACACGGGCCTTCGGGCCCGGCGCTGCTGGTCGCCGCGGCCGTCGCCCTGCTCGCCACCACGGGGTGCCACGTCTGGTGGTCACGCCGCTACGAAAGAACCGTGGCGCCACCGTCCGATACCGGCGCCACGACGCCGTCCCCCACCCCGTCCCCGGAGGCCGGCGGGCAGCAGACGGCGCTGTGGCGGATGCGGACCACGGTCCGTGACGAGCCGGGTAGCCTGGCCGCCCTGTGCACCGCGCTGGCCGCGCGGCGGGTGGACATACTGAGTCTGCAGACCCACCCGCTGTCCAGCGGAACGGTCGACGAGTTCCTGCTGCGCGCTCCGGCGGCGCTGGCAGCGGCCGACCTCACCCGTACGGCGTCCCGCGCGGGCGGCGCGCACACCTGGCTGGAGCGGGCGGACACCCACGACCTCGTCGACGCACCGACCCGGATGCTGGGCCTGGCGACGCGCACGGCGCTGGACTCCGCCGAACTCCCCCTCGCGCTGCGCCAGTTGCTGGGCCGCTGCACCATCCACTCGGTGCCCGCGCGCTCGCTGACCGGGCAGCCGCTCGCCGAGGAGGTGCCCGCCGAGGGCGTCCTCGACAAACACCTCATGAAGTTCCGCGACCCCTCCGGGGGGTCGCTCACCCTCGAAAGGCCGCAGTTGCCGTTCACGCCCACCGAGTTCGCCCGGGTCCGCGCGCTGGTCGATCTCGACGCCAGACTGGGCCAGCGGGTGCCGCCGCGGCGTGATGTGCTGACGCTGCCCGAGGGCAACGCGATCACCGTCCGCCGCGCCGGCACCTCCGACCTCGCCGCGGCCCGCGAGATGCACGACCGCTGCTCGTCGAAGACCCTCGCGCTGCGCTATCACGGCCCGATCGGTGACGCGGACCGCTATCTGGGGCATCTGCTCAGCCCCCGGTTCGGCCGCACCCTGGCGGTGGAGACCACGTCCGGACGGCTGGTGGCACTCGGGCATCTGCTGTGGGACGGCGAGGAGACCGAGGTGGCGCTGCTGGTCGAGGACGCCTGGCAGCAGCGCGGGATCGGCGCGGAGCTGCTGCGCCGGCTGGTGGCGATGGCGGCCGAGACGGGCTGCGACAGCGTCTACGCCATCACCCAGGCGTCCAACACCGGGATGGTGGCGGCGATGCGCAGCCTGGCCCTGCCCCTCGACTACCAGATAGAGGAGGGCACCTTGGTGATCACCGCCCGGCCGTCGGGGGTGCCGGCCCGTCAGACCGCCCCGGAGCCCGCCGTCACCCGGGAAGGCTCCGGCCGCCACTGA
- a CDS encoding GNAT family N-acetyltransferase: MGTDSTHLTNSASSTRKSGAPGPHRPLFLFSGAPHPATAGRCPQRPRRTDPHFAPEAAAARAAGAATAVLDHEALLSGDAERAVARVPRDAGAVWYRGWMLSAARYAELAAALTARGCRLLTSPTAYRTAHELPGWYDTFSALTPKSVWLPCAPGRAPRAETLARLAQPFSGGPLVVKDWVKSRKHEWDEAVYVPDAADTGRLTSVVERFIALQEEFLTGGVVLRAFEPFGATGEARVWWVADEPVLISAHPDTPQQHPVPDLTQAAPAVRALSLPFITTDLARRADGVWRVVEVGDGQVSGLPEGADTGPLCEALVTVAAGFPLTLREGRVALRALLPTVAARVADGEPAGFDWIDGAPPPATSDGARIAARAAAAGLYRPGWGVFVLTDATTGTALGSIGFHGPPDGAGWVEIGYDLAPSARGAGWATDATRLLAGWAAARPEVGTVCALTEPENLPSQRVLERAGFRFAGQRDGLRAYEADGAAFATPPVRTA, encoded by the coding sequence ATGGGCACCGACAGCACCCACCTCACCAACAGCGCCAGCAGCACCCGCAAGTCCGGCGCTCCCGGGCCGCACCGCCCGCTGTTCCTCTTCTCCGGCGCCCCCCACCCAGCTACCGCGGGGAGGTGCCCCCAGCGCCCCCGGCGTACGGACCCGCATTTCGCACCGGAGGCCGCGGCGGCGCGAGCGGCCGGCGCGGCGACCGCGGTGCTCGACCACGAAGCGCTGCTGTCCGGGGACGCCGAGCGGGCCGTGGCCCGGGTGCCGCGCGATGCCGGTGCCGTCTGGTATCGCGGCTGGATGCTCTCCGCCGCGCGCTACGCCGAGCTGGCTGCCGCCCTCACGGCCCGTGGCTGCCGCCTGCTGACCTCGCCCACCGCCTACCGCACCGCGCATGAACTCCCCGGCTGGTACGACACGTTCAGCGCGCTCACCCCGAAGAGCGTTTGGCTGCCCTGCGCTCCGGGCAGGGCTCCGCGGGCCGAAACCCTGGCGCGGCTGGCCCAGCCGTTCAGCGGCGGCCCCCTCGTCGTCAAGGACTGGGTGAAGTCCCGCAAGCACGAGTGGGACGAGGCCGTGTATGTGCCGGACGCGGCCGACACCGGGCGGCTGACGTCGGTGGTCGAACGGTTCATCGCCCTCCAGGAGGAGTTCCTCACCGGGGGCGTGGTGCTGCGCGCCTTCGAACCGTTCGGTGCAACGGGCGAGGCCCGGGTGTGGTGGGTGGCCGACGAGCCCGTCCTGATCAGCGCGCATCCCGATACCCCGCAGCAGCACCCGGTCCCCGATCTCACCCAAGCAGCCCCTGCAGTACGAGCATTGAGCTTACCCTTCATCACCACGGATCTTGCCAGGCGGGCGGACGGCGTCTGGCGGGTCGTGGAGGTCGGCGACGGCCAGGTCAGCGGGCTGCCCGAAGGGGCCGACACCGGGCCACTGTGCGAAGCGCTGGTCACCGTGGCCGCCGGTTTCCCGCTGACACTCAGGGAAGGGCGGGTGGCACTGCGCGCCCTGCTGCCGACCGTCGCGGCGCGGGTCGCGGACGGCGAACCCGCGGGGTTCGACTGGATCGACGGCGCACCGCCACCGGCCACGTCCGACGGCGCCAGGATCGCCGCACGCGCGGCCGCTGCCGGCCTCTACCGTCCCGGCTGGGGCGTCTTCGTCCTCACCGACGCCACGACGGGCACGGCCCTCGGCAGCATCGGCTTCCACGGCCCGCCGGACGGCGCGGGCTGGGTGGAGATCGGCTACGACCTCGCCCCGTCCGCACGCGGCGCCGGATGGGCCACCGACGCCACCCGACTGCTGGCCGGCTGGGCCGCGGCCCGGCCCGAGGTAGGCACGGTGTGCGCGCTGACCGAGCCGGAGAACCTGCCGTCGCAGCGAGTCCTCGAACGCGCCGGCTTCCGGTTCGCCGGACAACGCGACGGCCTGCGCGCCTACGAGGCCGACGGGGCCGCCTTCGCCACACCGCCGGTCCGCACCGCCTGA
- a CDS encoding DUF885 domain-containing protein, protein MANTTPLGGSQLPRQVADAYVDALVDLDPITGTFLGVAESSGRLPDFSPTGQEAVAQLARTTLEKLSEAEARPGGDSPAERRCARLLRERLISELAVHEAGEGLRTVSNLSSPLHHVRDVFTVTPTDTEADWAAIAQRLRAVPDALEGYRASLDAGLKRELPAGPRQVVTVIGQLDEWIGTDRSWFEEFTDPGPQSLREELAKAAAVATGALVELRDWLRDVYTPAVEGAPDVVGRERYGRLARYFNGADLDLDEAYAFGWAEFHRLLAEMRAEAAKILPDAKTPWEALAWLDEHGEAIEGVEETRQWLQSLMDEAIDALDGTHFELAERVRRVESRIAPPGTAAAPYYTEPSLDFSRPGRTWLPTMGQTRFPAYDLVSTWYHEGVPGHHLQLAQWAHVADNLSRYQTTVGGVSANAEGWALYAERLMDELGFLTNAERRLGYLDAQMLRAVRVIIDIGMHLELEIPANSPFHPGERWTPELAQEFLASHSSRPADYIESEVIRYQGMAGQAIGYKLGERVWLQGREAARARHGADFDLKAWHMAALSQGSLGLDDLLSELSAL, encoded by the coding sequence ATGGCCAACACCACTCCCCTCGGAGGCAGTCAGCTGCCCCGCCAGGTCGCCGACGCCTATGTCGACGCCCTCGTCGACCTGGACCCGATCACCGGCACCTTCCTCGGCGTCGCCGAGAGTTCCGGCAGGCTCCCCGACTTCTCGCCGACGGGCCAGGAAGCGGTGGCCCAGCTCGCCCGTACGACGCTGGAGAAGCTCTCCGAGGCCGAGGCCCGGCCGGGCGGCGACAGCCCGGCCGAGCGGCGCTGCGCCCGGCTGCTGCGCGAGCGGCTGATCTCCGAACTCGCGGTACACGAGGCGGGCGAGGGGCTGCGTACGGTCAGCAACCTCAGCTCCCCGCTGCACCACGTCCGCGATGTCTTCACCGTCACCCCCACCGACACCGAGGCGGACTGGGCGGCCATCGCCCAGCGGCTGCGGGCCGTCCCGGACGCACTGGAGGGATACCGGGCCTCCCTGGACGCGGGTCTCAAACGTGAGCTGCCCGCCGGGCCGCGTCAAGTCGTCACCGTCATCGGCCAGTTGGACGAATGGATCGGTACGGACCGCAGCTGGTTCGAGGAATTCACCGACCCGGGCCCGCAGTCGCTGCGCGAGGAGCTGGCCAAGGCCGCCGCGGTGGCCACCGGCGCTCTGGTGGAGCTGCGCGACTGGCTCCGTGACGTGTACACCCCGGCCGTCGAGGGCGCGCCGGACGTCGTCGGCCGGGAACGCTACGGCCGCCTCGCGCGTTACTTCAACGGCGCCGACCTCGACCTGGACGAGGCATACGCGTTCGGCTGGGCCGAGTTCCACCGCCTGCTGGCCGAGATGCGGGCGGAAGCGGCGAAGATCCTGCCGGACGCGAAAACCCCGTGGGAGGCGCTGGCCTGGCTCGACGAGCACGGCGAGGCCATCGAGGGCGTCGAGGAGACCCGGCAGTGGCTCCAGTCGCTGATGGACGAGGCCATCGACGCGCTGGACGGCACCCACTTCGAGCTGGCCGAGCGGGTGCGCCGGGTGGAGTCCCGGATCGCCCCGCCGGGCACCGCCGCCGCCCCGTACTACACCGAGCCGTCGCTGGACTTCTCCCGGCCCGGCCGCACCTGGCTGCCGACCATGGGCCAGACCCGCTTCCCGGCGTACGACCTGGTGTCCACCTGGTACCACGAGGGCGTCCCGGGCCATCACCTCCAGCTGGCGCAGTGGGCGCATGTCGCCGACAACCTCTCCCGGTACCAGACCACCGTGGGCGGCGTCAGCGCCAACGCGGAGGGCTGGGCGCTGTACGCCGAGCGTCTCATGGACGAGCTGGGCTTTCTGACCAATGCCGAACGGCGACTGGGCTATCTGGACGCGCAGATGCTGCGGGCCGTCCGCGTCATCATCGACATCGGGATGCATCTGGAGCTGGAGATCCCGGCGAACTCGCCGTTCCATCCGGGCGAGCGCTGGACGCCGGAGCTGGCACAGGAGTTCCTGGCCTCCCACAGCAGCCGCCCGGCCGACTACATCGAGAGCGAGGTCATCCGCTACCAGGGCATGGCGGGCCAGGCCATCGGCTACAAGCTCGGCGAGCGGGTCTGGCTCCAGGGCCGGGAGGCGGCCCGAGCCCGGCACGGCGCGGACTTCGACCTCAAGGCGTGGCACATGGCGGCGCTGTCGCAGGGGTCGCTGGGGCTGGACGATCTGCTGAGCGAGCTCTCGGCGCTCTGA
- a CDS encoding Lrp/AsnC family transcriptional regulator → MTGYSPDATDWRILDVLQRNGRAGYAELARAVNMSASAVTERVRRMEEAGVISGYAAVIDPERIGLPVLAFVRLRYPNGNYKPFHDLLETTPEILEAHHVTGDDCFVIKVAARSMRHLEEVSGRIGSLGAVTTSVVYSSPLPRRPVGR, encoded by the coding sequence ATGACCGGCTATTCCCCTGACGCCACCGACTGGCGCATCCTCGATGTCCTGCAGCGCAACGGCCGTGCGGGCTACGCCGAACTGGCGCGCGCCGTGAACATGTCCGCGAGCGCCGTGACCGAACGGGTACGGCGGATGGAAGAGGCCGGGGTGATATCGGGCTACGCGGCGGTGATCGACCCGGAGCGGATCGGCCTGCCGGTCCTGGCGTTTGTGCGACTGCGGTACCCGAACGGCAACTACAAGCCGTTCCACGATCTCCTGGAGACCACACCGGAGATCCTGGAGGCGCACCACGTGACGGGCGACGACTGTTTCGTCATCAAGGTCGCCGCCCGGTCGATGCGGCATCTGGAGGAGGTGTCGGGCCGGATCGGGTCCCTGGGCGCGGTGACGACCAGCGTCGTCTACTCATCGCCCCTCCCCCGCCGCCCAGTTGGGCGCTGA
- a CDS encoding rhodanese-like domain-containing protein, translating into MITQIPQHNAVSGRPAGPVLAVPPAAPADAAAYFAAHLALHTDVADVHSALATADASPLDFVVDSRSTEAWDQGHVPGAVHLPSARIPQDAGELLDPAVPVVVYCWGPGCDGATRAALTLARLGYRVKEMLGGIEYWIREGYEVTTRQGTEQRPADPLTAPVGAADCGC; encoded by the coding sequence ATGATCACACAGATACCGCAGCACAACGCCGTCAGCGGTCGTCCCGCCGGACCCGTCCTCGCCGTCCCACCGGCCGCCCCCGCCGACGCCGCCGCGTACTTCGCCGCGCACCTCGCCCTCCACACCGATGTCGCCGACGTACACAGCGCGCTCGCGACCGCCGACGCGTCTCCCCTCGACTTCGTCGTCGACTCCCGCAGCACGGAGGCATGGGACCAGGGCCATGTGCCCGGCGCCGTCCATCTGCCCTCCGCCCGCATCCCGCAGGACGCGGGGGAGTTGCTGGACCCGGCGGTTCCGGTCGTCGTGTACTGCTGGGGCCCCGGCTGCGACGGCGCCACCCGCGCCGCCCTCACACTGGCCCGGCTCGGCTACCGGGTCAAGGAGATGCTCGGCGGCATCGAGTACTGGATCCGCGAGGGCTACGAGGTCACGACCCGGCAGGGCACGGAACAGCGGCCGGCGGATCCGCTGACGGCACCTGTCGGGGCGGCGGATTGCGGCTGTTGA